Part of the Photobacterium sp. DA100 genome is shown below.
CCGACTTCTTTACCCTCAGCGTCAAACAGTTTACTTCCTTCACGCACAGGAGCCTTCGACTGGCCAACCAAGCCGATACGCTTACGGGCAACATCTTTCGTTTTAATTTGCTCAAGAATAATATCCGCACCCGGGAAACCGCCAGCACGTTCACCATCAGCACGGCGCGGCTTGCTAATACCCCAAAGCAAGCTGCCTTCTACTGGCGTAGTTGTCGTATCGATATCGTGACCATATAGACATAGGCCGCACTCGAGGCGAAGCGAATCACGAGCCCCAAGGCCAATCCACTCAACTTCTTCTTGACCTAGCAGTTCGCGAGCTAGCTCTTCAGCTTTATCCGCAGGGACCGAGATTTCATAACCATCTTCACCGGTATAACCTGAACGGCTGACTAGGCACTCAACCCCCACCAGTTCAACTTTCGCCGCATCCATGAAAATCATGTCACTGACAGCAGGGTTCAAACGCGCCAATACCTGTGCAGCCTTTGGACCTTGCAGAGCCAATAATGCTCGGTCTTCAATGATCTCCAAAGTGACATCTTCAGGAAGGTGCGCCTGGATATGGGCGATATCTTGGGCTTTACATGCAGCATTCACCACGACGAACAGGTGATCTCCAAAGTTGGTCACCATCAGATCATCAAGGATCCCCCCCTGTTCGTTGGTGAAGAACGCATAACGCTGCTTGCCTTCAGGCAAGTCGATAATATCAACAGGAACAAGTGACTCTAGGACTTTTGCCGCATTTGCACCATGAAGGCGAAGCTGCCCCATGTGTGATACATCGAAGAGACCAGCCGACTCACGGCAATGGATATGTTCCTTACGTACACCCAACGCATACTGCACTGGCATATCGTAACCAGCAAAAGGAACCATCTTGGCGCCCATTTCGATGTGTAGTGCGTGTAGTGGTGTTACCAGTAATTCTTGTGACATACGATTTTACTCCATACACCGCGAGCAAAGCGGCGATACTCCATATCAGCTGTTACAACCATGTTATACATAGTTTCTTATAGTAAACAAAGTTTCCCGCCATTCAAACCGTGCTACATCACACATTTGAATCACAAGTAAAGATTTGTTGAATTAACACTTTTATCAAAAAAGGAAGCTATTTACAGCAAGTCCCCGGCCCGTAACCCTGCGCACCAATTGTTAAAACCACTCATAACCTTAACAAGCTTAACCGAAGCCTGTGTCTATAGTTATAAGCAAATGCCGGAGATGGCTTGCCTGTAGTTTTCGATCTAAACAATATCAGGCATCCTTACACAGCGTTACCGCGTCACTTACGATGCGGTAACCCAAAGAATCAATGCATCATCTTCACTGACAGAAGTCAGCATATGTCCCATATTGGCATCGTAATAGACCGAATCCCCTTCACTCAGTGACACCGGCTCGTAAAACTCAGAGTAAAAAGTAATCTCACCCTCCAGGACCAGTAAGAACTCTTCGCCATCATGACGGATCCAATCCGGGTAATCCTCAAAAGCCCGAGCCCGCACTCTTGATTTGAAAGGCATCATCTTTTTATTGGTTAACTGGGTAGCTAGAAGCTCATGCTCGTAGGTCGTTGTTGGGTGAGGTTTACCCTGCGCCTTACGTGTAATGTCACGACGTCCTGTCGCTTTAAGTTGTTTTGGCGGCGCGAAAAGCTGTGGAATATCAATCTCTAACCCACCAGCAAGCTTTTGCATTGCCTGAAACGTCGGTGAAATCTGCTCGTTTTCAATTTTCGACAATGTCGAGCGAGCCAACCCCGTACGCTTGCTGGCCTCTTCAAGAGTCAGGCCGTGCGCCATGCGAATTTCCTTGAGCCGTTTTCCTAATTTCATCGGCTCAATTTTGTCAGCCTTTTCAGACTCGAACTCTTTTACGACGGTCATTGATGGATACACATCGACCTGCTGTTCGTCACTCATTACTTCCCTCCCTGGTAACGACATTCAATTCATTCTGGCATACCGCCGGAGAAACATAAAAGCCTGCCGGTAAAAAAAATATGACCCATGCATCATATTTGAAATTTAGTTTCCAAAAGGAAACAGGTTGATTTTCAAGCGCCAGTTTTGTCTGGATTGACAAAAAAAAGTTCGACCAGCCTGCAATTCAGTATGCTTTGTAAAGGTATTGTAGAACGTCATAACCCCATACAGCACAAGGGGTGATATACAATTTTAACTTTTTGCACACACCATCAACCATCCAAATCTTTAGAAAAAAGTTAACAGCATATTAGAAATTTAGTTTGCAAAAGGCAAACGTTTGCGTAAGATTATGGCTATTAAAGTACATGTTGTTCCACTATTGGAAATTTTCGTTTAATCGGCTATCTATAGTAAAGCATGTTATGCAGTTGTTAGGCGGAGACGTTGCTCAACACGTCTTTCTGATAACCCCACAATGCGTAACAGAGACACCCCATAACAACGATATACGCTTTGGCTCGGATTAAGGACTGACCTTAGAGCGCGATTAGAGGATAACGTGAAATGAAAGCTTCGTACCAAAACCACGATTTAGAAGTGTTCTTCTCAACCAACCTTGCTCAGATTGATGGTGCTGTTAATGCCGGTATTGCGGCAGAGCTTACACGCCAGAACCAGCAAATTGAGTTGATCGCATCAGAGAACATTGTATCTAAAGCCGTAATGCAAGCCCAAGGTAGCTGCCTGACAAACAAGTATGCCGAAGGTTATGCTGGACGCCGTTACTATGGTGGTTGTGAGCATGTCGACGAAGTAGAGCACATCGCTATTGCCCGTGCCAAGCAACTGTTCCAATGTGAGTACGTCAATGTCCAGCCACATTCCGGAGCCCAGGCTAATGGGGCGGTAATGTTGGCACTACTTCAGCCGGGCGACACTATCTTGGGTATGTCTCTGGATGCTGGCGGCCACCTAACACACGGTGCGCGCCCTGCTCTTTCAGGTAAATGGTTCAACGCCGTTCAGTATGGGGTAGACAAAGACACCTGCGAAATCGATTACGAGCAGGTGCGCCAGCTCGCTATCGAAAGCCAGCCGAAAATGATCATTGCCGGTGGTTCGGCTATTCCTCGCCAGATTGATTTTGCTAAGTTCCGCGCCATCGCCGATGAAGTAGGTGCCTACCTGATGGTGGATATGGCCCACATTGCCGGTCTTATCGCCGCCGGCGAACACCCTAGCCCAATTCCTCATGCCCACGTTATTACTACCACCACGCACAAAACGCTCCGTGGCCCACGTGGCGGCATGATTTTGACCAACCACGAAGACATCAATAAGAAGATCAACTCTGCGGTTTTCCCAGGTCTTCAGGGTGGCCCGCTAATGCATGTTATCGCGGGTAAAGCGGTTGCTCTGGGCGAAGCACTAGAGCCTGAATTTAAGTTATATATCAAGAATGTGATCAGCAACGCGAAAGTCTTGGCAGAAGTCCTGCAAGCTCGCGGTTGCGACATCGTGACAAACGGTACCGACACCCACCTGATGCTGGTCGACTTGCGTCCGAAAGGCCTCAAAGGCAACCAGGTGGAAGAAGCCCTTGAGCGTGCCGGTATCACCTGCAACAAAAACGGGATCCCGTTCGACCCTGAAAAACCAATGGTGACGTCAGGTATTCGTTTGGGAACACCAGCTGGTACCAGCCGCGGTTTCGGTGCCGAAGAATTTAAACAAATTGGTCAGTGGATTGGCGATGTACTTGATGGTTTGGCTGCAAACCCTGAAGACAACAGCGCCATTGAGCAGCAGGTTAAGCAGCAGGTACAGAAGCTGTGCAGCCGCTTCCCTCTTTACCAATAAGTAACCCTTTTTTATGACAGAGTGGCCGGATAAGCCCGGTCACGGTAACAACTAATAAAATCTGCGGAAAGATTGCGCAAGGAGTTTTAAATGGAAAATACACTGAAGTTCGCCGAAAGCCACGAGTGGGTACGAGACAATGGTGACGGTACTATCACTATGGGTATCTCAAACCATGCTCAGGGCCTACTTGGTGATGTTGTATTTGTTGACCTTCCAGAAGTTGGCGATTCAACCGAAGCTGGTGAGTCTTTCTCTCTTGTCGAGTCAGTCAAGGCCGCATCTGATATCTATGCACCTGTGACCGGCGAAATCGTTGAAATCAACGAAGAGTTAGAAGACAGCCCAGAGCTAGTCAACGAAGAACCGTATGAAGGTGGCTGGATTGCTAAAATCAAAGTTCAGGACGTAGAGGAACTCTCTAACCTGATCGACGGTGAAAAATACCTAGCATCCATCGACGAAGACTAATTGAGCCGGGCTTTCGGGCCTCTGCGCCCGAGAGCCATCTTCGACAAGTAATCGCACAGCGACTCGATGACCATAAGCTATTGCAGTATGCTCAATGCAATAGGTAGTAACTGTTCAGGAAAGAACCATGACCGACATGACTCTTCTAAATGCACTAAGTGACGATAAGGAATTTGCAGGTCGTCACAATGGCCCGGATTCGGCACAACAAAAAATCATGCTGGAAACCATCGGCGTATCAAGCGTCGATCAGCTAATCGATGAAACGGTTCCGGCAGCAATACGTCTCCCAGAGCCAATGCAGCTCGACCTGCCTCAAAGCGAAGCGGACATGCTGGCCTCTCTCAAGGCAATCGCCAGCAAAAACATTATCAACCGCAGCTTTATCGGTCAGGGTTACTACAACACCTATACACCTAACGTTATTCTTCGCAACGTACTGGAAAATCCAGGTTGGTATACTGCTTACACCCCATACCAGCCTGAAATCTCTCAAGGCCGCTTAGAGTCTCTGCTTAACTACCAGCAGATGATCATGGATCTGACCGGTATGGAGCTGGCTAACGCTTCCCTACTCGACGAAGCGACAGCGGCAGCTGAGGCAATGACCCTGTGTCAGCGTGCCAGCAAGAACAAAAGCAAGGCGTTCTTTGTCTCTAACGACTTGCACCCACAAACCGTGGATGTTGTCCTCACTCGTGCTGGTTACATCGGTATTGAAATTATCCGCGGTGATATCCAAGATCTTGACCAGCACGATGTATTCGGTGCTTTGGTGCAATACCCAGGGACAACCGGTAACGTACAAGATCTGACCGCTATTATTGATGCGGCCCACGCCAAGAAGACCTTGGTAGCTGTAGCTTCAGACCTACTGGCGCTCACCCTGCTTAAAGCTCCGGGTGAAATGGGCGCTGATGTCGTGATTGGTTCAGCACAGCGCTTCGGTGTTCCGATGGGCTTTGGTGGCCCGCACGCTGGTTTCATGGCAACCAAAGACAAGCACAAGCGCACTATGCCGGGCCGTGTTATTGGTGTCTCTAAAGATGCGCGTGACAACCAGGCGCTGCGTATGGCAATGCAAACCCGTGAGCAGCACATCCGCCGTGAGAAAGCGACGTCGAACATTTGTACCGCTCAGGCACTGCTTGCCAACATGGCAGCGTTCTACGCGCTTTACCATGGCCCAGAAGGTCTACGCAAGATCGGCCGTCGCGTACATCACCTTACCGCGATTCTTGCTGCCGGCCTGCGCAATTCTGGTATTGAGCTGGCCAATGACAGCTTCTTCGATACCCTGACGCTGAACACTGGCAAGAAAACGACTGAGTTCTACAACAAGGCACTGGATGCCGGCATCAACTTACGCAAATATGATGCCCAGCTAGGTATCAGCATCGACGAAACAACTAAGGTTGCCGATATCGAAGAGCTTTTGGCGCTATTTAGCGGCGAAGGCCTGAAAGCGTCGATGTTCACGGCAGATATCGCCAGCGACGAGTTTGCCGCGATTCCTGAGAGCTGCCGACGTACCAGCCAATACCTAACTCACCCGGTGTTTAACCAGTACCACAGTGAAACGCTGATGATGCGTTACATGAAGAAGCTGGAAAATAAAGACTACTCACTGACTCACGGTATGATCCCGCTGGGCAGCTGCACCATGAAACTAAATGCTGCCGCAGAGATGATCCCGGTAACCTGGCCTGAGTTTGGTGCCCTGCACCCATTCGCGCCAGCAGAGCAAGCCAAAGGTTACGCCGAGCTGGCCGACAACCTGTCCAAAATGCTGTGTGAAATCACCGGCTACGATGCTTTCTCACTACAGCCAAACTCAGGCGCGCAGGGTGAATACGCCGGCCTCATCGCTATCCAGCGCTACCATGAGGCCAACGGCGATGCACACCGTAATGTGTGTTTGATCCCAAGCTCTGCCCACGGTACCAACCCGGCATCTGCGGCGATGGTTTCGATGAAAGTTGTGGTAGTCGGCTGTGATGATCAGGGCAACATCGATGTTGAAGATCTTAAAGCGAAGATCGAAAAACACCGTGACAACCTGTCTTGCATCATGATCACCTACCCGTCTACGCACGGTGTATATGAAGAAGCGGTACAGGAAGTGTGTGAGCTAGTCCATGAAGCTGGCGGTCAGGTTTACCTTGACGGCGCGAACATGAACGCCCAGGTTGGCCTAACCAGCCCTGGCTTCATCGGCTCTGACGTTTCTCACCTCAACCTGCACAAGACCTTCTGTATTCCACACGGTGGCGGCGGTCCGGGCATGGGTCCTATCGGTGTTAAATCTCACCTTGCTCCGTTCCTACCGGGCCACGTTGAGAACACTGAAGCGGATCAGCCACAATATGCTGTTTCAGCTGCGGATCTGGGTTCTGCGTCTATCCTGCCAATCTCTTACGCCTATATCGCGATGATGGGTGAAGCGGGTCTGACTGATGCGACTAAACTGGCGATCCTAAACGCTAACTACGTAATGGAGCGTCTACGCCCTCACTACCCGGTTCTGTACCGTGGTACCCATGGCCGTATTGCTCACGAATGTATCATCGACATTCGCCCAATCAAAGAAGCGTCAGGCATTTCTGAAGAAGATGTTGCCAAGCGTCTGATGGACTACGGTTTCCACGCGCCAACCATGTCGTTCCCTGTTGCGGGTACGCTGATGATTGAGCCTACGGAATCGGAAGACATTGCCGAGCTAGACCGCTTCTGTGATGCCATGATTGCTATCCGTCATGAAATCGCCCGAGTTCAAGATGGCGAGTGGGATCTGAAAGACAACCCGCTGGTTAACGCACCGCACACCCAAGCTGACATGATGGACGCTGAGTGGAACCGCAGCTATAGCCGCGAACTAGCCTGCTTCCCATCGGCCCAGACCAAAGATGCGAAATACTGGCCGACAGTAAACCGCGTTGATAACGTGTTCGGTGACCGAAACCTCGTATGTTCTTGCCCAGGCATTGAGAACTATATTGAAGACTAAGGGCTAATAGTAACCAAATATTAATTTGGTCTAACCTATTAAAAATGGACAAGCTTCGGTTTGTCCATTTTTTGCTTTTAGCACGAGTAACACCTAACCAAGGAAGGACACAACATGCCCTTATCAAAGGTAAAGCTTTATTACGTATATGATCCCATGTGCTCTTGGTGCTGGGGTTACAAGCCAACATGGAATCAAATTTCCGAAGGTATATCCGATGAGGTCGAAATCATCTATGTTGTTGGTGGCCTTGCCCCCGACTCTGATGTTCCTATGCCCGAGGTCATGCAGCAACAGATTAAAGCTTACTGGAAGAAAATCGAAGACTACCTTGGCACCCAGTTCAATTATGACTTCTGGGTCAACAACACACCTCGCCGCTCAACTTACCCCGCATGCAGAGCAATTCTCGCAGCCCGCGCTCAAGGCGCTGAGCTAGCAATGTTAAATGTCATTCAAGAAGCCTACTACCTGAATGCCAAAAACCCCAGTGATAACGACGTGTTACTTAATTTGGCACAAGGTTTAGGCTTAGATATAACTCAATTCAAAGCTCAGTTTCTTTCTGAACAAACTCACCAGCGCTTATTAGATGAAATCGCCTTTGCCCGCTCAATTGGTGGCAATAGTTTCCCATCATTGCTGATTGAGGTAGAAGGAAGGATTATCCAAATACCAATCGATTATCAAGATGCGGAGGCAACCATTATCCAGATCAGGCGTGTTACCTAGCTAGTACAGAGTGTATAGAGACCCGTTATAATGTACTGCTTTTCTCTTTGTTTGGTAAAAGTACTTGCAGAGATTCATGACTCATGTAGTTTGTCATGCTTGTTCCACTTCTATTGCCAACAACGCGGTTAACTATGCCAAGTACAGACATCAAATTCATTGCCGTCGATATGGACGGGACCCTACTCGATGAGAATAGCCAACTACCTGACGATTTCTATTCGGTTTATCAGCAGTTAAAGCAACGCAATATTATCTTTGCCGCAGCATCGGGTCGTCAGTATTACAGCTTGATGGAGACGTTCGCACCAGTTAGCGATGATATGATGTTTATTGCCGAAAATGGCACCATGGTGATGCACCAGGGTAGAGAGCTATACCGCTGTGAGATTGATAAGCCTTCCATTGCAGCGATTATCAAGCAGGCGCGAGCAATTGATGGGACACATATTGTCTTGTGTGGTACGCAATCAGCCTACATTGAAACCCAAGATCCACGGGCGCTCAACGAGTTTGCGAAGTACTACCAGCGCTGTCAGTACGTCAGCGACCTCTTGGCTGTTGACGATGACTTTATCAAAGTCGCAATTTGTCATTTCGATGGCACCGAAGAACATGTATTCCCAAATTTTGACCGCGAATTTGGACAGAGCCATCAAGTGGTGGTGAGTGCCAAGATCTGGCTTGATGTAATGAATGCCAATGCCTCCAAGGGGGCCGCAATTGAGCACTTGCAGAACACGCTTGGCTTCAGCTTTCAGCAAACGATGAGCTTTGGTGATTACCTCAATGATTTGGAAATGCTCAAAGCAAGCTACCATTCTTATGCCATGGATAACGCCCACCCGACGGTAAAACAAACCGCCCGGTTCTCAGCGCCAAGTCATCGTGATTCGGGCGTAATGACCGTAATTAAACGTGAGTTACTCGATTAAGCTTGATGTAAGTTGCCGGAGAGCCCTTTTGTGCTCTCCGCTGTTTATTTGTCTAAAGGTGTAAACCGATTACTGACCGATAGGTGGCCACGGCCTGTGCTGCTCTGAGTCAATCCATTCAGTTACCCACTGTGGCAAGATAGGTGTATTCACCGGTTCGCTCATTGCTTCAAGCAACTCGTGAGGTGGAACCAATCCTTTTTTAGAAGTCACGCCCGCTCGAATCAACACCGACGAACACGGTTTGCCGTCTACCCACATAGATTGCTCTACATATAGCCATTTGTCGTCCCAGCCGACGCACTGTGAGTACATTTTTACCTTGTGAAACATATGGATGCGTTTTCGATAACGCACTGAGCTTCCTGCAACCACCAAAGCCCACCGTTTTTTCGCCAAGACCTTCATCAACCCACAGCGAATCCCCAACTCAGTTCGCCCCAAGTCGTACAGGGTAAGAACGCGACCGTTATTCATTTCATTGAAAATATCGAGATCCCATGGGCGACAGGAGAAAGAAATTTCACATTTGTCGGTAATGTGAACCGGAGAGTTGCGCTTGGCTTGCCACATTACTTTTGCTAGTCGCATGAATGGATACATAATCAGCTCTTCCTTTAACTGTTATCTTTGTCATAAGCCACTGACTGTTAATACAATATACCCAAACTATTATCCTGTACAAAAGAATTCATGTGCACGCCCTGGATATTATTAAAACTACAAACCAGATCATCGCCAGTAATTCCATCGGGTTATTATTCAAATGCAACCAATTCATTTCTCTCATTGGGAAAAGGTCGATAAATTGGACATATCTTCTTAGCCACCATCCCAGGTAATGATATGAAAAAACGAATTTTAACGTCCCTCATTGTCATCTCATCCATGCAGGCCATGGCAGCCGTCGAAGTAACCGACGAGAACTTCGCTCGAGCAGAAACCGAACTGTATTTCACCCAGCAACTAGAGCGCCAGCCAGTCAACGTTTTCGATCACAACCGAGAAAGCGTTAGCGTCGATAACCAAATGATCATTCGCTCCAACACTGACTTGCTTTATTCAACAGCGGTGGTGGATGTATCGAAAGGCGCAACCTTCCGCCTGGCCAGAGGCGAGGCATACCAAATCATGCACTTCTTCAATAACGATCATGACAACCACATGGCGATTTATGGTGGCGAAGAAGTTTATATCGACTCGAAAATTGCGGGTTCTGACTACATCTATATTCTGATGAGAACTGCGACGACTGCCGGAATGGATGAGGCTCACAGGCTACAAGATGCTGCAGTCATTGATGCAAAATCAGCAAAACCGTTTAATCCTAGCGAAGATTGGGATAGTGCTTCTCGCGACTCGATCCGTGCCAAATGGGAAAAACAGGTAAACAGCATCAAGCCCGAAGAAGCCTTTACGTCTGGTATTACCGCCACACCAGACAACAGACAGTTCATGATTGGTACTGCGGTCGGCTGGGCAGGCTTACCTGCCGAACACGCGGTATACACCTCGCGGGCGGGAACAGGCAAAGTGGAATGCGCTAGCATTACGTTCGCAGCCCCTTCTCTTCGCTATAGCGAAGGTGGTTACTGGTCTATCACTGCATATTCAGGTCAAGGCTGGCTAATGACCAATAAGAACAGCGCCGATTCAACATCAGCAACACCAAACAAAGATGGTTCCTATACCATTCATTTCGCACCTAAAGGCGAGACATGCGGCGCCGCTGACAACCTCATTGAAGTTAGTGACGATGGCTGGAACTTCGCTGTTCGAGCTTACCGTCCAAGCGATAAGCCCAAAACCATTACCCAGATGCACAACTTCCCGCAAGTGGTACTTAAATAACTTCCAAACGCACAGGCCTCTTAACTTAAGAGGCCTCTTTTTAATCGCCGATGTTCGCTTGTGAGGCCGTTAGAATTTTACTTTTTATCCACTGATGCATAGGATGCATTCGCATGTTATGCGACTCCACCAAGACGATTTTCTTTATCTCTTCCGGGGTTTGCTCGGGGAAAGAAAGATAATCAAATTCACAATGCAAGTAATGGGCTAACTGCTTCGAGCAAGGCAGGATTAGTTCACTTTGCTTGATTACATCGAGCAGTGTATGAAGATACGAGCTCCTCGCTTGTATCTTAAGTTCGCCTGCCGACAAATGCTTTTCAATAAATGGCTGAGTATCATTCCAGCCAGGCACAACCAAACTGGCATACTGCCCCTTTTTTACTTCTTCTTGTGACAAGACCTTTCCTGCCATTGGATGCCCTATTCTGACCAGACCAACAAAGTCATCGTCACCAATAACCTGATGGGTAAACTGCTTGTTAGTAACAACCGGTGAATAGTTGATCGCTGCCTGTATTTCACCATCAAGCAATTTTTGAAGTGTTTGAGAGCCCCAATTTACAATATTAACTTGTGCGTTCGGTGCATCCTGAACAAGAGCAAGACATAACCGAGCACCAAGCCAGTTTGAGATGAATCCATTGATGGCAATGGTTATCTTGCCCTTGTATTCCAGGGGATCGAAATTTGGCGTATCTAAAATAACGGCATCTAAGCTTTCCATAATCATCGGTAGCTGCTCACCTAATTCCAGTGCACGCGGCGTCGGTTTCAGTCCTGTATGTACGCGGGTAAAGAGCTCATCATCAAAGTAGTTTCTTAAACGGCGCAATGCTTTGCTCACCGCCGGCTGGCTCAATGACAGCGCATCCCCTGCCATACGGGTATTTTGGGTTTTCAGTAGAACAAGAAAAACGCGTAGTAAATTAAG
Proteins encoded:
- the gcvT gene encoding glycine cleavage system aminomethyltransferase GcvT translates to MSQELLVTPLHALHIEMGAKMVPFAGYDMPVQYALGVRKEHIHCRESAGLFDVSHMGQLRLHGANAAKVLESLVPVDIIDLPEGKQRYAFFTNEQGGILDDLMVTNFGDHLFVVVNAACKAQDIAHIQAHLPEDVTLEIIEDRALLALQGPKAAQVLARLNPAVSDMIFMDAAKVELVGVECLVSRSGYTGEDGYEISVPADKAEELARELLGQEEVEWIGLGARDSLRLECGLCLYGHDIDTTTTPVEGSLLWGISKPRRADGERAGGFPGADIILEQIKTKDVARKRIGLVGQSKAPVREGSKLFDAEGKEVGIVTSGTFGPTKGAPVAMGYVQTDLAVIGTEIFAEVRGKKLPMTVEKMPFVPQNYYRG
- a CDS encoding XRE family transcriptional regulator, with translation MSDEQQVDVYPSMTVVKEFESEKADKIEPMKLGKRLKEIRMAHGLTLEEASKRTGLARSTLSKIENEQISPTFQAMQKLAGGLEIDIPQLFAPPKQLKATGRRDITRKAQGKPHPTTTYEHELLATQLTNKKMMPFKSRVRARAFEDYPDWIRHDGEEFLLVLEGEITFYSEFYEPVSLSEGDSVYYDANMGHMLTSVSEDDALILWVTAS
- a CDS encoding serine hydroxymethyltransferase, which produces MKASYQNHDLEVFFSTNLAQIDGAVNAGIAAELTRQNQQIELIASENIVSKAVMQAQGSCLTNKYAEGYAGRRYYGGCEHVDEVEHIAIARAKQLFQCEYVNVQPHSGAQANGAVMLALLQPGDTILGMSLDAGGHLTHGARPALSGKWFNAVQYGVDKDTCEIDYEQVRQLAIESQPKMIIAGGSAIPRQIDFAKFRAIADEVGAYLMVDMAHIAGLIAAGEHPSPIPHAHVITTTTHKTLRGPRGGMILTNHEDINKKINSAVFPGLQGGPLMHVIAGKAVALGEALEPEFKLYIKNVISNAKVLAEVLQARGCDIVTNGTDTHLMLVDLRPKGLKGNQVEEALERAGITCNKNGIPFDPEKPMVTSGIRLGTPAGTSRGFGAEEFKQIGQWIGDVLDGLAANPEDNSAIEQQVKQQVQKLCSRFPLYQ
- the gcvH gene encoding glycine cleavage system protein GcvH; translated protein: MENTLKFAESHEWVRDNGDGTITMGISNHAQGLLGDVVFVDLPEVGDSTEAGESFSLVESVKAASDIYAPVTGEIVEINEELEDSPELVNEEPYEGGWIAKIKVQDVEELSNLIDGEKYLASIDED
- the gcvP gene encoding aminomethyl-transferring glycine dehydrogenase, which translates into the protein MTDMTLLNALSDDKEFAGRHNGPDSAQQKIMLETIGVSSVDQLIDETVPAAIRLPEPMQLDLPQSEADMLASLKAIASKNIINRSFIGQGYYNTYTPNVILRNVLENPGWYTAYTPYQPEISQGRLESLLNYQQMIMDLTGMELANASLLDEATAAAEAMTLCQRASKNKSKAFFVSNDLHPQTVDVVLTRAGYIGIEIIRGDIQDLDQHDVFGALVQYPGTTGNVQDLTAIIDAAHAKKTLVAVASDLLALTLLKAPGEMGADVVIGSAQRFGVPMGFGGPHAGFMATKDKHKRTMPGRVIGVSKDARDNQALRMAMQTREQHIRREKATSNICTAQALLANMAAFYALYHGPEGLRKIGRRVHHLTAILAAGLRNSGIELANDSFFDTLTLNTGKKTTEFYNKALDAGINLRKYDAQLGISIDETTKVADIEELLALFSGEGLKASMFTADIASDEFAAIPESCRRTSQYLTHPVFNQYHSETLMMRYMKKLENKDYSLTHGMIPLGSCTMKLNAAAEMIPVTWPEFGALHPFAPAEQAKGYAELADNLSKMLCEITGYDAFSLQPNSGAQGEYAGLIAIQRYHEANGDAHRNVCLIPSSAHGTNPASAAMVSMKVVVVGCDDQGNIDVEDLKAKIEKHRDNLSCIMITYPSTHGVYEEAVQEVCELVHEAGGQVYLDGANMNAQVGLTSPGFIGSDVSHLNLHKTFCIPHGGGGPGMGPIGVKSHLAPFLPGHVENTEADQPQYAVSAADLGSASILPISYAYIAMMGEAGLTDATKLAILNANYVMERLRPHYPVLYRGTHGRIAHECIIDIRPIKEASGISEEDVAKRLMDYGFHAPTMSFPVAGTLMIEPTESEDIAELDRFCDAMIAIRHEIARVQDGEWDLKDNPLVNAPHTQADMMDAEWNRSYSRELACFPSAQTKDAKYWPTVNRVDNVFGDRNLVCSCPGIENYIED
- a CDS encoding DsbA family protein, encoding MPLSKVKLYYVYDPMCSWCWGYKPTWNQISEGISDEVEIIYVVGGLAPDSDVPMPEVMQQQIKAYWKKIEDYLGTQFNYDFWVNNTPRRSTYPACRAILAARAQGAELAMLNVIQEAYYLNAKNPSDNDVLLNLAQGLGLDITQFKAQFLSEQTHQRLLDEIAFARSIGGNSFPSLLIEVEGRIIQIPIDYQDAEATIIQIRRVT
- a CDS encoding Cof-type HAD-IIB family hydrolase, translated to MPSTDIKFIAVDMDGTLLDENSQLPDDFYSVYQQLKQRNIIFAAASGRQYYSLMETFAPVSDDMMFIAENGTMVMHQGRELYRCEIDKPSIAAIIKQARAIDGTHIVLCGTQSAYIETQDPRALNEFAKYYQRCQYVSDLLAVDDDFIKVAICHFDGTEEHVFPNFDREFGQSHQVVVSAKIWLDVMNANASKGAAIEHLQNTLGFSFQQTMSFGDYLNDLEMLKASYHSYAMDNAHPTVKQTARFSAPSHRDSGVMTVIKRELLD
- a CDS encoding thioesterase family protein, giving the protein MYPFMRLAKVMWQAKRNSPVHITDKCEISFSCRPWDLDIFNEMNNGRVLTLYDLGRTELGIRCGLMKVLAKKRWALVVAGSSVRYRKRIHMFHKVKMYSQCVGWDDKWLYVEQSMWVDGKPCSSVLIRAGVTSKKGLVPPHELLEAMSEPVNTPILPQWVTEWIDSEQHRPWPPIGQ
- a CDS encoding DUF1214 domain-containing protein codes for the protein MKKRILTSLIVISSMQAMAAVEVTDENFARAETELYFTQQLERQPVNVFDHNRESVSVDNQMIIRSNTDLLYSTAVVDVSKGATFRLARGEAYQIMHFFNNDHDNHMAIYGGEEVYIDSKIAGSDYIYILMRTATTAGMDEAHRLQDAAVIDAKSAKPFNPSEDWDSASRDSIRAKWEKQVNSIKPEEAFTSGITATPDNRQFMIGTAVGWAGLPAEHAVYTSRAGTGKVECASITFAAPSLRYSEGGYWSITAYSGQGWLMTNKNSADSTSATPNKDGSYTIHFAPKGETCGAADNLIEVSDDGWNFAVRAYRPSDKPKTITQMHNFPQVVLK
- a CDS encoding LysR family transcriptional regulator; translated protein: MKQLDLNLLRVFLVLLKTQNTRMAGDALSLSQPAVSKALRRLRNYFDDELFTRVHTGLKPTPRALELGEQLPMIMESLDAVILDTPNFDPLEYKGKITIAINGFISNWLGARLCLALVQDAPNAQVNIVNWGSQTLQKLLDGEIQAAINYSPVVTNKQFTHQVIGDDDFVGLVRIGHPMAGKVLSQEEVKKGQYASLVVPGWNDTQPFIEKHLSAGELKIQARSSYLHTLLDVIKQSELILPCSKQLAHYLHCEFDYLSFPEQTPEEIKKIVLVESHNMRMHPMHQWIKSKILTASQANIGD